A region from the Desulfitobacterium dehalogenans ATCC 51507 genome encodes:
- the gyrA gene encoding DNA gyrase subunit A, producing MSTEIQGGKILPIEISEELKKSFIDYSMSVIVSRALPDVRDGLKPVHRRIIYTLHELGMTPNKPYSKSARLVGDCMGKFHPHGDSSIYDAVVRLAQDFSTRYPLIDGHGNFGSVDGDSAAAMRYTEARMAKITQYMLADIDKDTVDFQPNYDEREQEPKVMPAKFPNLLVNGSAGIAVGMATNIPPHNLTEVIEGTIAQIDNPEIEIKELMNYIKGPDFPTGASIMGTEGIISAYRTGKGSFRIRAKAHIEEMEKSGKMRIIVTEIPYMVNKARLVEKIAELVREKRIEGITDLRDESDRTGMRIVMELRRDVNPQVLLNQLYKHTQMEDSFGVNILALVDGQPKVLNLKQIIHYFIEHQKDVITRRTRFELNKAEAEAHILEGLRIALDYIDEVINIIRTSEDEQNAKENLMARFGLSDKQSQAIVDMRLKRLTGLEREKIEEQYKKIQETIAYLKAVLDSEQMVLDIVKQELQEVKEKFGDERRTEISFDATHMDIEDLIDDEEVVITMSHRGYIKRMPLNTYKSQRRGGKGVHGMATREEDFVEQIFTTSTHQYILFFTTRGKVYRLKAHEIPEAGRTGKGTALVNLLSINPSEEKITAVLSIREYNEDFHLFMATKNGIVKKTLLKEYDSPRKDGLIAISLSGDDELIGVRLTKADEHIIMATKNGLCIRFIESDVRQMGRTAHGVKGISLEKEDFVVSMDVIYEEEAEILSMTEHGFSKRTSPSEYRVQGRGGKGIIATKLNAKTGKLVGLKVMRPEDDIMIITEDGIIIRQEVSGISKQGRSAQGVMAMRTGESKVVAIAVVDNKENEESELEEIESEE from the coding sequence ATGTCGACTGAAATTCAGGGAGGAAAGATTCTCCCTATCGAAATATCGGAGGAACTAAAAAAATCGTTTATCGATTATTCCATGAGTGTTATCGTCAGCCGGGCTTTGCCGGATGTACGGGATGGTTTAAAACCGGTTCATCGGCGCATTATCTATACCCTTCATGAATTAGGGATGACTCCCAATAAGCCTTACAGTAAATCGGCCCGTCTGGTGGGGGATTGCATGGGGAAATTTCACCCCCATGGAGATTCCTCTATCTATGATGCTGTGGTTCGGTTGGCACAGGATTTTTCCACCCGTTATCCCTTGATCGACGGACATGGCAATTTTGGCTCTGTTGACGGTGATTCTGCCGCTGCCATGCGTTATACTGAAGCAAGAATGGCTAAAATCACTCAATATATGCTGGCTGATATCGATAAGGATACCGTGGATTTTCAACCCAACTATGATGAACGGGAACAAGAGCCCAAGGTTATGCCGGCAAAATTCCCTAATCTCTTAGTCAACGGTTCGGCAGGAATTGCGGTCGGGATGGCTACGAATATCCCTCCCCATAATCTCACAGAAGTGATTGAGGGAACGATTGCTCAGATCGATAATCCCGAGATCGAGATTAAAGAACTGATGAACTATATCAAGGGACCTGATTTTCCTACCGGTGCCTCCATTATGGGAACGGAAGGAATTATCTCTGCCTACAGAACCGGTAAAGGAAGCTTTAGAATCCGTGCCAAAGCCCATATTGAGGAGATGGAGAAATCCGGGAAAATGCGGATTATCGTGACCGAGATTCCTTATATGGTGAATAAGGCCCGCTTGGTTGAAAAAATTGCTGAACTGGTTCGCGAGAAAAGGATCGAAGGCATTACGGATCTCCGGGATGAATCGGATCGGACAGGGATGCGGATTGTTATGGAACTGCGCCGGGACGTGAATCCTCAGGTGCTTCTCAATCAGCTCTATAAGCATACCCAGATGGAAGACAGCTTCGGGGTCAATATTTTAGCCTTAGTGGACGGTCAACCCAAAGTTCTCAATCTTAAACAAATTATTCATTATTTTATCGAGCATCAAAAAGATGTGATTACCCGCAGAACCCGCTTTGAACTGAATAAAGCGGAAGCGGAAGCCCATATTTTAGAAGGCTTGAGAATTGCCTTGGATTATATCGACGAGGTCATTAATATAATTCGCACCTCCGAAGATGAGCAAAACGCCAAGGAAAATTTAATGGCTCGTTTCGGGCTCAGCGATAAACAATCCCAAGCCATTGTGGATATGAGACTGAAGAGACTCACCGGTTTGGAAAGAGAGAAGATTGAAGAACAGTATAAAAAAATTCAAGAGACCATTGCCTATTTAAAAGCAGTTCTTGATTCGGAACAAATGGTTCTTGATATTGTTAAGCAGGAACTGCAAGAAGTCAAAGAAAAATTCGGTGATGAACGACGCACGGAAATTTCCTTTGATGCTACCCATATGGATATAGAGGATTTAATTGATGATGAAGAAGTGGTCATCACCATGTCTCACAGGGGATATATCAAGAGAATGCCCCTGAATACCTACAAAAGCCAACGGCGTGGAGGTAAAGGAGTTCATGGCATGGCCACCCGGGAAGAGGATTTTGTGGAGCAAATCTTTACCACCTCCACACATCAATATATTCTGTTCTTTACCACCCGAGGCAAGGTGTATCGCCTAAAAGCCCATGAAATACCTGAAGCAGGCCGTACAGGAAAAGGAACAGCCCTCGTCAATCTCTTAAGTATCAATCCCAGTGAAGAGAAAATTACAGCCGTTTTGTCGATAAGAGAATATAATGAGGATTTCCATCTTTTCATGGCGACCAAGAATGGGATTGTTAAAAAGACTTTGCTGAAGGAATATGACTCCCCACGTAAAGATGGCTTAATTGCCATAAGCTTAAGCGGTGATGACGAACTTATTGGTGTCCGCTTAACCAAGGCCGATGAGCACATTATCATGGCTACTAAGAATGGTCTATGTATTCGTTTTATAGAATCAGATGTACGTCAAATGGGGAGAACCGCTCATGGGGTCAAAGGAATCTCTTTGGAAAAAGAGGACTTTGTTGTGAGCATGGATGTGATATACGAAGAAGAAGCAGAAATACTATCCATGACAGAGCATGGATTCTCCAAACGGACCAGTCCTTCCGAGTATAGAGTGCAAGGACGGGGCGGGAAGGGTATCATTGCCACGAAGTTAAATGCTAAAACAGGTAAACTGGTAGGGCTCAAGGTCATGAGACCTGAAGATGATATCATGATCATTACTGAAGATGGAATTATTATCCGCCAAGAAGTATCCGGTATTTCTAAACAAGGCCGTTCAGCCCAGGGAGTCATGGCCATGAGAACCGGTGAAAGTAAAGTGGTAGCCATTGCCGTAGTTGACAATAAAGAGAATGAGGAATCAGAATTAGAAGAAATAGAATCTGAGGAATAA
- the pdxT gene encoding pyridoxal 5'-phosphate synthase glutaminase subunit PdxT, which translates to MNERIGVLSLEGTDNDPCQFLKELRCEVIKVQQREDLINIQGLIITGPGNRENSLSISGLGDRIKELAAMDFPIFGLCAGMVLLCKGSLGYEKGQLGLMDLTVAKEPMAGRTEAYLSIPALGVNPMKAIFSEAPCIQEIAPNVGILSEYNGKIVFVRQGNMLASTFYPGQTSDDRIYRYFLDIVNEEI; encoded by the coding sequence ATGAACGAGAGGATTGGAGTGTTGTCTCTTGAGGGAACCGATAATGATCCTTGCCAGTTTTTGAAGGAACTTAGGTGCGAAGTGATCAAGGTTCAACAAAGAGAGGATTTAATCAATATTCAGGGTTTAATTATTACAGGCCCAGGAAATAGAGAGAACAGCCTTTCAATAAGTGGGTTAGGGGATAGGATCAAGGAATTAGCGGCTATGGATTTTCCTATCTTTGGACTATGTGCAGGAATGGTTTTACTGTGTAAAGGATCTCTTGGTTATGAGAAGGGTCAGTTAGGACTTATGGATCTGACAGTAGCAAAGGAACCTATGGCGGGGAGAACGGAGGCTTATTTATCCATCCCTGCCTTAGGGGTCAACCCAATGAAGGCTATCTTCAGTGAGGCGCCTTGTATCCAGGAAATTGCCCCAAATGTAGGGATTTTATCAGAATATAATGGTAAAATAGTGTTTGTACGACAGGGGAATATGTTGGCCAGCACCTTTTATCCTGGACAAACATCAGATGATCGTATTTACCGTTATTTTCTGGATATTGTCAATGAAGAAATTTGA